In one Nocardioides sp. NBC_00368 genomic region, the following are encoded:
- a CDS encoding colicin E3/pyocin S6 family cytotoxin, with amino-acid sequence MARKMDDVVEELREATTKALSDVGQSLKKNADDVADGIRKHAEARRDLDSDMARSGSNKPGRTDSLPSDKSGTDKDGSRDQQGCGDPVDVATGAVFLQQTDLTLPGDLPLILSRKHSSDWTYGHWFGPSWSSTFDERIDVHTDVVGRRSAVVVAADTRAHVFKNLTAGEDARPVAGGALRLRVDEDGAHRLLDTATGETRHYGAVEGGTAWLSSITNASGDRIRFERDEQGAPTAVTHSAGYRVAVATSGQRVTGLAVTRPDGADPTEVMSYHYDSHAELAGVVNGSGQELQFTYDQHRMTRWIDRNGTTYDYAYDDRGRCVSQGGSDGVMRNTFHYGEPNASGLRETRVTDSRELSTTFKINPRFQVVASIDPLGAAISSEWSEQNQLLARTDPLGRRTTFAYDAAGNVTDVTRPDGSQVTMEWVDTVSGPRLARQVLPDGSVTTLGYDEAGRRTAVTDATGATTEFGYDADGHLASVTDALGRVRTIETDQAGLPRRVVESDGRWAEFERDHFGRVIASTDALGARTAYSWTVGGQLGARVLPDGSTETWTYDAEGNPVSYIDAAGRVTHTRFTHFDMPAEVIAPDGSTTQYAYDPELRLTSVTSPQGAVWRYDYDEAGRLATETDYNGRTLTYAYDTAGQMVEQTNGAGQRLVYDYDTLGNVVSEQAGDQTTTMAYDPLGRLLRATSPGVDLVIERDPLGRVLAESVNGRGVAKEYDALGRPTRRTTPAGVETEWSYGLGIAPERITVAGQEIAFEHDLSGRETRRTTGDLVLEQTWDLLGQPLTQRLQHNAEPGSGSVPGDVLQERTYAYESAGRLIGVEDRLTGARRFELDIADRITSVNLDGSTSEAYDYDPLGNITRSVTAGGDAERRVYDGTLLTRSGRSRYAYDTQGRLVRHTRTRLSEKPDTWLYEWDANDRLTAVRTPDGTRWTYLYDALGRRVAKRRHADDGTVVEEVLFAWDGAVLIEQTGGSGDTLSWAHQGYQPLAQVELTQDEVDARFYSIVTDLAGAPSELVTADGDLAWNARRTIWGVSTEASATPLRFAGQYADQETGLYYNHHRYYDPESGRYLSQDPLGLEPAPNPNIYVHNPTTWVDPAGLAGKDYVPAPSTLPGFPGAQRAKPMTPVQGGGGLRKRWTWDGNILEWDSQHGEVEMYNKRGKHMGAYDPETGTQLKGPEPGRKCVR; translated from the coding sequence ATGGCCAGAAAGATGGACGATGTCGTCGAGGAGCTCCGCGAGGCGACGACGAAAGCCCTCAGCGACGTTGGACAGTCGCTGAAGAAGAACGCCGACGACGTCGCCGACGGGATCCGGAAGCACGCGGAGGCACGTCGCGACCTGGACAGCGACATGGCGAGGTCCGGCTCCAACAAGCCCGGTCGGACCGACAGCTTGCCCTCGGACAAGAGCGGTACGGACAAAGACGGAAGCCGTGACCAGCAGGGTTGTGGTGACCCGGTCGACGTGGCCACGGGCGCGGTCTTCCTTCAGCAGACCGACCTGACACTCCCGGGTGACCTTCCGCTGATCCTGAGCCGGAAGCACTCAAGCGACTGGACCTATGGGCATTGGTTCGGCCCTTCCTGGTCCTCGACGTTCGACGAGCGGATCGATGTCCACACCGATGTGGTGGGGCGGCGTTCAGCGGTCGTGGTGGCTGCTGACACCAGAGCGCATGTCTTCAAGAACCTCACGGCCGGAGAGGACGCTCGGCCGGTCGCAGGTGGGGCCCTCCGGCTGCGGGTGGACGAGGACGGTGCCCATCGCCTTCTGGACACGGCGACCGGCGAGACCCGTCACTACGGTGCGGTCGAGGGCGGGACTGCCTGGCTGTCGTCGATCACGAATGCGTCGGGCGACCGGATCCGGTTCGAGCGCGACGAGCAGGGGGCACCCACTGCGGTCACCCACAGCGCCGGATATCGCGTGGCGGTGGCCACTTCGGGCCAGCGAGTCACCGGTTTGGCCGTGACCCGCCCTGACGGCGCTGACCCCACCGAGGTGATGAGCTACCACTACGACAGCCACGCAGAGCTGGCTGGCGTCGTCAACGGCTCCGGTCAGGAGTTGCAGTTCACCTACGACCAGCACCGGATGACCCGCTGGATCGACCGCAACGGCACCACCTACGACTATGCGTACGACGATCGCGGCCGCTGCGTCAGCCAGGGTGGCTCCGACGGCGTCATGCGAAACACCTTCCACTACGGCGAACCCAACGCCAGCGGCCTGCGCGAGACCAGGGTGACCGACTCCCGTGAGCTCTCCACGACCTTCAAGATCAACCCCCGCTTCCAGGTCGTCGCCTCGATCGACCCGCTCGGTGCCGCGATCAGCTCGGAGTGGAGCGAACAGAACCAGCTCCTCGCTCGCACCGACCCGCTCGGCCGCCGCACGACGTTCGCCTACGACGCCGCCGGGAACGTCACGGACGTCACCCGCCCCGACGGCAGCCAGGTCACGATGGAGTGGGTCGACACGGTCTCCGGGCCACGTCTGGCGCGCCAGGTGCTCCCGGACGGCTCGGTGACGACGCTGGGCTACGACGAGGCCGGGCGACGCACCGCGGTCACCGACGCCACCGGTGCGACCACCGAGTTCGGCTATGACGCCGACGGTCATCTTGCCTCGGTTACCGATGCGCTCGGCCGGGTCCGCACCATCGAGACCGACCAGGCTGGTCTGCCGCGGCGGGTCGTCGAGTCCGACGGCCGCTGGGCCGAGTTCGAGCGCGACCACTTCGGCCGGGTCATCGCCAGCACCGACGCTCTGGGCGCGCGCACCGCCTACTCTTGGACCGTCGGCGGCCAGCTCGGCGCTCGGGTTCTTCCTGACGGATCGACCGAGACCTGGACGTACGACGCCGAGGGCAATCCGGTCTCCTACATCGACGCCGCCGGCCGCGTCACCCACACCCGGTTCACCCACTTCGACATGCCCGCCGAGGTCATCGCTCCCGACGGCTCGACGACGCAGTACGCCTACGATCCCGAGCTGCGTCTCACCAGTGTCACCAGCCCGCAGGGCGCTGTCTGGCGCTACGACTACGACGAAGCCGGCCGCCTCGCGACCGAGACCGACTACAACGGCCGCACCCTGACCTACGCCTACGACACCGCCGGCCAGATGGTCGAGCAGACCAACGGTGCTGGTCAGCGCCTGGTCTATGACTACGACACCCTCGGCAACGTCGTCTCCGAGCAGGCCGGCGACCAGACGACGACGATGGCCTACGACCCGCTCGGACGCCTCCTGCGCGCGACCTCTCCCGGCGTCGATCTGGTCATCGAGCGCGACCCGCTCGGTCGCGTGCTCGCCGAGTCGGTCAACGGTCGTGGCGTGGCCAAGGAGTACGACGCACTCGGCCGCCCGACACGGCGCACCACACCCGCGGGGGTCGAGACCGAATGGTCCTACGGTCTCGGCATCGCTCCGGAGCGGATAACCGTCGCCGGGCAGGAGATCGCCTTCGAACACGACCTGTCCGGCCGCGAGACCCGGCGCACCACCGGCGACCTCGTCCTGGAACAGACCTGGGACCTCCTCGGCCAACCCCTGACCCAGCGCCTCCAGCACAACGCCGAACCTGGGTCGGGATCCGTGCCGGGAGATGTGCTCCAAGAGCGCACCTACGCCTACGAATCCGCCGGTCGCCTCATCGGTGTCGAGGACCGCCTCACCGGCGCCCGTCGCTTCGAACTCGATATCGCCGACCGCATCACCTCGGTCAACCTCGATGGCTCCACCTCGGAGGCCTACGACTACGACCCCCTCGGCAACATCACCCGCTCCGTGACAGCCGGCGGAGACGCCGAGCGCCGTGTCTACGACGGCACCCTGCTCACCCGCTCCGGCCGCAGCCGCTACGCCTACGACACTCAAGGCCGCCTGGTTCGCCACACCCGCACCCGTCTCTCCGAGAAGCCGGACACCTGGCTCTACGAGTGGGACGCCAACGACCGCCTCACCGCGGTCCGCACCCCCGACGGCACCCGCTGGACCTACCTCTACGACGCCCTCGGCCGCCGCGTCGCCAAGCGCCGCCACGCGGACGATGGCACCGTCGTCGAAGAGGTTCTGTTTGCCTGGGACGGCGCCGTCCTCATCGAGCAGACCGGCGGGAGTGGCGACACGCTCTCCTGGGCACACCAGGGCTACCAGCCCCTCGCCCAAGTCGAGCTCACCCAAGACGAGGTCGACGCACGCTTCTACTCCATTGTCACTGACCTCGCCGGCGCTCCGTCCGAACTCGTCACCGCTGACGGTGATCTTGCCTGGAACGCTCGCCGCACCATCTGGGGCGTGTCAACGGAGGCGTCTGCGACCCCGCTCCGCTTCGCCGGCCAGTACGCCGACCAGGAGACCGGCCTTTACTATAACCACCACCGATACTACGACCCTGAAAGCGGTCGCTACCTGTCTCAGGACCCGCTCGGCCTCGAACCGGCGCCCAACCCCAACATCTACGTCCATAACCCAACGACCTGGGTGGACCCTGCTGGGCTAGCGGGCAAGGACTACGTTCCGGCACCTAGCACGCTGCCGGGCTTCCCCGGCGCTCAGCGAGCCAAGCCGATGACTCCGGTTCAAGGCGGCGGCGGTTTGCGCAAGCGATGGACTTGGGATGGCAACATTCTTGAGTGGGACTCCCAGCATGGTGAAGTCGAGATGTACAACAAGCGTGGCAAGCACATGGGAGCGTACGATCCGGAGACGGGAACGCAGTTGAAGGGTCCTGAGCCAGGGCGGAAGTGCGTGCGATGA
- a CDS encoding recombinase family protein codes for MNDQPRAIRYIRTNVDGYARVSDIARQKEICNDVATSHGLTTIDTYEDICDPAMSSMDRLIADARPAMSTSWSALRWTASSATPTSRHTFSTERES; via the coding sequence GTGAACGACCAGCCCCGCGCCATCCGCTACATCCGCACCAATGTCGACGGCTACGCGCGAGTCTCCGACATCGCCCGTCAGAAAGAGATCTGCAACGACGTCGCGACCAGCCACGGTCTGACCACCATCGACACCTACGAGGACATCTGCGACCCTGCCATGTCGTCGATGGACCGCCTCATCGCCGACGCCAGGCCGGCAATGTCGACATCGTGGTCTGCTCTTCGATGGACCGCCTCCTCCGCAACGCCAACAAGCCGCCACACTTTCAGTACCGAGCGTGAGTCTTGA